The following proteins are encoded in a genomic region of Terriglobia bacterium:
- the xseB gene encoding exodeoxyribonuclease VII small subunit: MPKFENSLERLEKIVDELERGNVPLEQALKLFEEGMQLSTSCRKELEEAEGKVEILLKQNGKLQPEPYDLSAERVQAPVRK; encoded by the coding sequence GTGCCAAAATTTGAAAACAGTCTTGAACGCCTGGAAAAAATCGTAGACGAGCTGGAGAGGGGCAACGTGCCCCTGGAACAGGCGTTGAAACTTTTCGAAGAAGGAATGCAGCTCTCCACTTCCTGCCGCAAGGAACTTGAAGAAGCTGAAGGCAAGGTGGAGATTCTCCTCAAACAGAACGGAAAGCTGCAGCCTGAACCCTATGATCTATCCGCCGAACGGGTACAGGCGCCGGTAAGGAAGTAA